In Stieleria varia, one genomic interval encodes:
- the pdxH gene encoding pyridoxamine 5'-phosphate oxidase has product MNLEEMRQSYSMAGLSEKDMADDPLVQFQSWLVEALNCGAPDWLEVNAMTLATTDGHGSVTSRIVLLKALEDDKFWFFTNYESIKGRQMQACPKVSLCFHWPHVQRQVRIDGTVEKATRERSETYFQSRPRDSQLGAVASNQSDIVADRETLERAMESAAMQFDGQTIPCPEHWGGYGVTPHSIEFWQGRVGRLHDRIHYTRSDHQWIMQRLSP; this is encoded by the coding sequence ATGAATCTGGAAGAAATGCGTCAGAGTTACTCGATGGCCGGACTGTCAGAGAAAGACATGGCAGACGACCCTTTGGTTCAGTTTCAATCCTGGCTGGTGGAAGCTTTGAACTGCGGAGCCCCCGATTGGCTTGAAGTCAACGCGATGACCCTGGCAACGACGGACGGCCACGGCAGTGTGACGTCTCGGATCGTTTTGCTCAAAGCTCTGGAGGACGACAAGTTCTGGTTCTTTACCAATTATGAGTCGATCAAAGGTCGGCAAATGCAAGCCTGTCCCAAGGTCTCGCTCTGTTTTCACTGGCCACACGTGCAACGCCAAGTCAGAATCGATGGCACTGTTGAAAAAGCCACCCGCGAACGCTCCGAAACCTATTTTCAAAGCCGACCGCGCGATAGCCAACTCGGCGCCGTTGCGAGCAACCAATCCGACATCGTGGCCGATCGCGAGACACTCGAAAGGGCGATGGAAAGTGCCGCCATGCAGTTCGATGGGCAAACGATCCCCTGCCCAGAACACTGGGGAGGCTACGGAGTCACGCCCCACAGCATCGAGTTCTGGCAAGGCCGAGTGGGCAGATTGCATGATCGAATACACTACACCCGCAGCGACCACCAATGGATCATGCAACGCCTAAGTCCGTAA
- a CDS encoding PSD1 and planctomycete cytochrome C domain-containing protein, with product MSDSSSQWNVPAKVTPAFAYSGGGRKRSASLQRHRHGWMFGLRVLFCLCVLVVVGLCSPSVSLAQTDDASAESVVSVGEKLFALQVLPIFQDKCFGCHSPDADELQGGFDLSHRSAMLEGGDAYGDTVIVPGSIDESVILAMVDRSEDGFEMPPKESDKLTQEQVWAIRDWIAADAPWPDDQRVTEIYDAFAEGMTVQTSGGLSDQWTNRKYDPEDLWAFQPIRRDFDEWVTAERGNPIDQIVNRRLGQLGISPAPLADRQTLIRRVCYDLTGLPPSSTQMSVYLSDQRDDATAFAALVDRLLESPHYGEQWARHWLDVARYADSSGFANDWERPNAWRYRDYVIRSFNDDKPFDQFTIEQIAGDELAAASKKPLTDPVNVDRLIGTGFLRMGPWEHTGMSVAKITRQQFLDDVTDSVGQVFLAQPLQCCRCHDHKFDPIPTRDYYSIQAVFGTTQFVEVETPWLPSENLTGMDRDRQYHEQRHQANAELLKGIENEIAQAEARWFSERDLPYRSIREAKKAGLDEDQLPPGPLNTPEQFGIERIGRKWQARFSWEFDRYEPFALSVYNGKTPPATTQTSRFKMPPDPMGRGELEQTAILAGGDPFAPDQPVSPGVLSAVPQAKKYKLPTQPTGRRLAFARWLIDPDHSLTSRVIVNRVWASHFGRGIAGNPNNFGATGKKPTHPELLDHLASSFVSEGWSLKKLHRLILNSDAYKRSTQHPDMRMLGEKDPNNESYAVFLPRRLTAEEIRDAMLMVSGELNPTLGGIPVRPDMNLEAALQPRMIMGTFAPSYVPSPEPADRNRRSIYIHRLRGHRLPFFETFNQPGSEKSCELRDQSNITPQVFTLLNGQETSDRALATAHAVMEETDTDEEAIASVFQRILGRAPSETERKASLDHWRAMTDVQSGITPQPMRYPTEVVREAIDENTGKPFEFKETLFAYRDYKPDLQPHQVDAKTRGLADVCLALLNSNEFVYVY from the coding sequence ATGTCGGACAGTTCGAGCCAATGGAACGTGCCTGCGAAAGTCACACCGGCTTTTGCATACAGCGGTGGGGGACGCAAGCGGAGTGCGTCTCTGCAACGGCACCGCCATGGCTGGATGTTCGGTTTGCGTGTCCTGTTCTGCCTCTGTGTGCTGGTGGTGGTCGGCTTATGTAGCCCGAGTGTGTCACTCGCGCAAACAGACGATGCGTCGGCTGAATCGGTGGTCTCAGTCGGTGAGAAACTTTTTGCGTTGCAGGTCCTGCCGATCTTTCAGGACAAGTGTTTTGGTTGTCACAGTCCCGACGCCGACGAGCTGCAGGGCGGCTTTGATCTTAGCCACCGCTCAGCGATGTTGGAGGGCGGTGACGCCTACGGTGATACCGTGATCGTACCGGGCAGCATCGACGAGAGCGTGATCTTGGCGATGGTGGATCGCAGCGAAGACGGCTTTGAGATGCCGCCCAAGGAATCCGACAAGCTGACGCAAGAACAGGTGTGGGCGATTCGTGACTGGATTGCCGCCGATGCACCTTGGCCGGATGATCAACGGGTCACTGAAATTTACGATGCATTCGCTGAGGGCATGACCGTCCAGACCAGTGGAGGACTCAGCGATCAGTGGACCAATCGCAAGTACGATCCAGAGGACTTGTGGGCGTTTCAACCCATTCGTCGTGATTTTGACGAGTGGGTCACCGCAGAGAGAGGCAATCCTATCGACCAAATCGTCAATCGACGACTTGGGCAACTCGGTATTTCGCCGGCACCCTTGGCGGACAGACAGACCCTGATTCGACGTGTTTGTTATGACCTGACCGGTTTGCCGCCATCGTCGACTCAGATGAGCGTCTATCTTTCTGACCAGCGTGATGACGCCACGGCCTTTGCCGCGTTGGTGGATCGATTATTGGAGAGCCCGCACTACGGGGAGCAGTGGGCGCGGCACTGGCTGGACGTGGCTCGCTACGCCGACAGCTCAGGGTTTGCCAACGACTGGGAACGCCCCAACGCGTGGCGTTATCGCGACTACGTCATTCGTTCTTTCAATGACGACAAACCGTTCGATCAATTCACCATCGAGCAGATCGCGGGCGACGAGTTGGCCGCAGCCTCCAAGAAACCACTGACCGATCCTGTCAACGTGGATCGCTTGATCGGGACCGGTTTCCTGCGGATGGGACCGTGGGAACATACCGGGATGAGTGTGGCAAAGATCACTCGGCAACAGTTCTTGGACGACGTAACCGATTCGGTCGGTCAAGTCTTTCTGGCGCAACCGCTGCAGTGTTGTCGATGTCATGATCACAAGTTCGATCCGATTCCCACTCGAGACTACTACTCCATTCAAGCCGTTTTCGGGACGACGCAGTTTGTCGAAGTGGAGACTCCCTGGTTGCCCAGCGAAAACCTGACTGGGATGGATCGTGATCGACAGTATCACGAACAGCGCCATCAGGCGAACGCTGAATTACTGAAAGGGATTGAGAATGAGATCGCGCAAGCCGAGGCAAGATGGTTTTCCGAGCGAGACTTGCCCTACCGATCGATACGTGAGGCCAAGAAAGCCGGATTGGACGAAGATCAGTTGCCGCCCGGTCCCCTCAATACTCCGGAACAGTTTGGAATCGAGCGTATCGGACGCAAGTGGCAAGCGAGGTTTTCTTGGGAGTTTGATCGCTACGAGCCCTTTGCGTTGAGCGTGTACAACGGCAAAACGCCGCCGGCGACCACGCAAACCTCTCGCTTCAAGATGCCACCGGACCCGATGGGCCGTGGCGAGTTGGAACAAACCGCGATTCTGGCCGGCGGCGATCCCTTCGCTCCTGATCAACCGGTCAGCCCCGGCGTGCTATCGGCGGTTCCGCAAGCGAAGAAGTACAAGCTGCCGACTCAGCCAACGGGGCGGCGTTTGGCGTTTGCACGTTGGCTGATCGATCCCGATCATTCGTTGACATCTCGGGTGATCGTCAATCGCGTCTGGGCCAGCCACTTTGGTCGCGGCATCGCGGGCAACCCGAACAACTTTGGCGCGACCGGCAAGAAGCCGACTCATCCGGAGTTGCTGGACCACTTGGCATCATCCTTCGTCAGTGAAGGGTGGTCGCTCAAGAAGCTACATCGATTGATCCTGAACTCCGACGCATACAAACGTTCGACGCAGCATCCTGACATGCGAATGCTCGGGGAAAAGGATCCAAACAACGAGTCGTACGCAGTCTTTTTGCCGCGACGTTTGACGGCGGAGGAAATCCGTGACGCCATGTTGATGGTTTCCGGTGAACTCAATCCGACGCTCGGCGGGATCCCCGTTCGTCCGGACATGAATCTGGAGGCCGCGTTGCAGCCACGAATGATCATGGGAACCTTTGCCCCGAGTTACGTGCCCAGCCCTGAACCGGCGGACCGAAACCGACGTTCGATCTACATCCATCGACTTCGCGGACATCGCCTGCCTTTTTTTGAGACATTCAATCAACCCGGAAGCGAGAAGTCGTGCGAACTGCGTGATCAGTCCAACATCACGCCGCAAGTGTTCACGCTGCTCAACGGCCAGGAGACCAGTGACCGAGCGCTCGCGACCGCCCACGCGGTGATGGAGGAAACAGATACGGACGAGGAAGCCATCGCGTCGGTGTTTCAACGCATTTTGGGTCGCGCGCCGTCGGAGACCGAACGCAAGGCGTCGTTGGATCACTGGAGGGCGATGACCGATGTGCAATCAGGTATCACGCCTCAGCCGATGCGTTATCCAACAGAAGTCGTGCGTGAGGCGATCGATGAAAACACAGGCAAGCCGTTTGAGTTCAAGGAAACGCTGTTCGCCTACCGTGACTACAAGCCCGATCTGCAACCTCATCAGGTCGACGCCAAGACACGCGGTTTGGCGGACGTCTGCTTGGCGCTGCTCAACAGCAACGAATTCGTTTACGTTTATTGA
- a CDS encoding AAA family ATPase has translation MQELSSGWMFAGSAAALTLIAAGWGHIKNIVQQVAGRVVVKITVSGYQADAMMLYLKHHYTASKFGPRAYVGWKLFVRPSQRVQLVSMEVPPPSGRLYWRGWIPIWVAKSKEALGDLEEGLQAADYDYQTISVTYARGLIDPDQLIVDATEFFNRQVRQYESTGGRRHSIRFVHGTAGNSMMVQAKGRSNSPTSSSDIRACLSHRPLGWDFADLGPDPEETVSALSRLALDDATEELVQEAYRWRETEAWHRNRGLPWRRGYLLHGPPGTGKTALARAIAEDLDLPIFVYDLATLKNDELLKAWNQMLAEVPCMALIEDIDAVFEGRENVAVKQGPALTFDCLLNCLDGVQRADGLMVMISTNHLDKIDPAIGQPGAIGSRPGRIDRVVSMGPLSSVGRHKLASRILDQWPEWIDDMCAAGSDDTPAQFQERCGRLALKLHYGEANREPATVP, from the coding sequence GTGCAAGAATTATCGAGTGGATGGATGTTTGCCGGATCGGCAGCCGCGTTGACTTTGATCGCGGCCGGCTGGGGACACATCAAGAACATTGTTCAACAAGTCGCTGGACGCGTTGTCGTCAAGATCACGGTCAGTGGCTATCAAGCCGACGCGATGATGCTGTATCTGAAGCATCACTACACGGCGTCAAAATTCGGACCCCGTGCCTACGTGGGCTGGAAACTTTTTGTGCGTCCCAGCCAACGTGTCCAGTTGGTGTCCATGGAAGTTCCACCGCCATCGGGCAGACTTTATTGGCGAGGTTGGATTCCGATCTGGGTGGCCAAGAGCAAAGAGGCGCTCGGTGATCTGGAGGAAGGCTTGCAGGCCGCCGACTACGACTATCAAACCATCAGCGTCACCTACGCTCGCGGTTTGATCGATCCCGATCAGTTGATTGTGGACGCGACGGAGTTTTTTAATCGCCAAGTACGACAGTACGAATCGACCGGTGGACGGCGACACTCGATCCGCTTCGTCCACGGAACGGCTGGCAACTCCATGATGGTGCAAGCCAAGGGACGTTCCAACTCGCCGACGAGCAGCTCCGATATTCGTGCTTGCCTGAGCCACCGACCGCTCGGCTGGGATTTTGCTGACCTGGGTCCAGATCCTGAGGAAACCGTCAGCGCCCTGTCGCGACTTGCCCTGGATGACGCCACCGAGGAACTGGTCCAGGAAGCCTATCGCTGGCGGGAGACCGAAGCGTGGCACCGAAATCGTGGGCTGCCCTGGCGACGTGGCTATTTGCTGCACGGACCACCCGGTACGGGCAAGACTGCACTGGCCCGTGCGATCGCGGAAGACCTAGATCTGCCAATCTTTGTCTATGACTTGGCCACGCTGAAGAACGATGAGTTGCTCAAAGCGTGGAATCAAATGCTGGCCGAAGTGCCTTGCATGGCGTTGATCGAAGACATCGACGCGGTTTTCGAAGGACGCGAGAATGTGGCAGTCAAGCAAGGCCCCGCGCTGACGTTTGATTGTTTGCTTAATTGCCTCGATGGTGTCCAGCGTGCGGACGGTCTGATGGTCATGATCAGCACCAACCACTTGGACAAGATCGATCCCGCGATCGGACAACCCGGCGCCATCGGATCACGTCCCGGCCGTATCGACCGCGTCGTTTCCATGGGACCGCTGTCCTCGGTCGGACGCCACAAATTGGCATCGCGAATCTTGGACCAATGGCCCGAGTGGATCGATGACATGTGCGCCGCAGGCTCCGACGACACCCCGGCACAGTTCCAAGAACGCTGCGGCCGACTGGCGTTGAAACTGCACTACGGCGAAGCCAATCGGGAACCTGCAACGGTTCCCTGA
- a CDS encoding YqgE/AlgH family protein, with translation MSDLIPFVPDHTYVGKLLVASSLVADPVLSRSVSLVVHQDPKQIFAVMLNRPMSPHPAALLQMLHDQAGESQTDLNAGLATDSGEDGDPATPSDRVGHLASQAKQTAAEAAAAVGTVHFGGPLSGPVVAVHGASEFAEAETGNGVYVAAQRQLLERLVKQKPGPFRLIVGHLGWGVAQFEMERHAGLWHVIDATSEAVFSNDVDMWPGLIHRATSSSVASWLGIPDLPNAAAYN, from the coding sequence ATGTCTGATTTGATTCCATTTGTGCCTGATCACACTTATGTGGGCAAGCTCTTGGTGGCTTCGTCCTTGGTCGCCGATCCTGTTTTGTCGCGCTCGGTCAGTCTGGTCGTCCACCAGGACCCCAAGCAGATTTTTGCGGTGATGCTCAACCGTCCCATGAGTCCGCATCCTGCTGCGCTGTTACAGATGCTGCATGATCAAGCGGGTGAGTCGCAAACTGATCTCAATGCTGGTTTAGCGACCGATTCCGGCGAAGATGGCGATCCTGCGACACCGTCCGACCGGGTGGGGCACCTCGCCAGCCAAGCGAAACAGACAGCCGCAGAGGCCGCGGCTGCCGTGGGAACGGTTCATTTCGGTGGCCCCCTTTCTGGGCCCGTCGTGGCCGTTCATGGAGCCAGTGAATTTGCGGAAGCCGAGACAGGAAACGGTGTTTACGTGGCCGCGCAGCGTCAGCTGCTGGAGCGTTTGGTCAAGCAAAAGCCTGGTCCATTCCGGCTGATCGTGGGGCACCTTGGCTGGGGGGTCGCACAATTCGAAATGGAGCGTCATGCGGGGCTCTGGCACGTCATTGATGCGACCAGCGAAGCGGTGTTCAGCAATGACGTCGACATGTGGCCTGGTCTGATTCATCGCGCGACCTCGTCTTCGGTCGCCAGCTGGCTGGGGATACCGGATTTACCCAACGCGGCGGCTTACAACTGA
- a CDS encoding DUF1501 domain-containing protein, whose product MLNPTRRSFLYGLTSSIGSVAFSAMLAESMGSRALAAETQNSQGTQTPGPHFPNAKAKHCIFLYMEGGPSHIDTFDPKPKLSELHLQEFQRSGNEQSAMSSGKRYYVQSPFGFRKAGESGADMCDRWEHLPKVADELCFYRGCQVESVNHPTANYHVNTGNRFGGDPSIGAWVSYGLGSENKDLPGFIVLPELAYPQGGAANWSNGFLPTALQGTPLRSKGSPILDIAPPEGVTRQHQRMNLDYLQRMNQLHAERHPEHEDLAARMANYELAFRMQMEVPETLSIEDESQATLDAYGVGVKPTDNFARRCLLARKLVEKGVRFVQVYASTWDSHDYIEKAHGALIPSVDRPIAALIADLRQRGLLDETLIVWMGEFGRTPDNGIRGGGKAYGRDHNPDAMSIWLAGGGCKAGHTIGATDEIGATAVENQRHVRDFHITLLKLLGLDDNKLTYYHAGRFKQLSQFGGKPIDELIA is encoded by the coding sequence ATGTTGAACCCAACAAGACGCTCGTTTCTCTACGGCTTGACTTCGTCGATCGGCAGCGTTGCCTTCTCAGCGATGCTGGCCGAGTCGATGGGCTCTCGGGCGTTGGCTGCAGAGACACAGAATTCACAGGGGACACAGACGCCTGGACCGCATTTCCCAAACGCAAAGGCCAAGCACTGCATTTTTTTGTACATGGAGGGTGGTCCGTCTCACATCGACACGTTTGACCCCAAGCCGAAGTTGAGCGAGTTGCATTTGCAGGAGTTTCAGCGAAGCGGCAACGAGCAGTCGGCGATGAGTAGTGGCAAACGTTACTACGTTCAGAGTCCCTTCGGATTTCGCAAAGCCGGCGAGAGTGGCGCGGACATGTGTGATCGTTGGGAGCATCTGCCCAAGGTTGCCGACGAGCTTTGTTTTTATCGTGGCTGCCAAGTCGAATCGGTCAACCATCCGACGGCGAACTATCACGTCAACACGGGCAATCGCTTCGGCGGCGATCCGTCGATCGGAGCTTGGGTGAGCTACGGCTTGGGTTCGGAGAACAAGGATCTGCCTGGTTTCATCGTGCTGCCCGAACTGGCGTATCCACAAGGCGGCGCAGCGAACTGGTCCAACGGTTTTCTGCCAACCGCTTTGCAGGGCACCCCGCTTCGGAGCAAGGGCTCGCCGATCCTGGACATCGCGCCGCCTGAGGGCGTCACACGACAGCACCAACGGATGAACTTGGACTACTTGCAACGGATGAATCAACTGCACGCGGAGCGTCATCCCGAACACGAGGACTTGGCCGCCCGGATGGCCAACTATGAACTCGCTTTCCGAATGCAAATGGAAGTTCCCGAGACGCTCAGCATCGAGGATGAGTCCCAAGCCACGTTGGATGCCTACGGTGTCGGTGTGAAACCGACGGACAACTTTGCACGTCGGTGTTTGTTGGCCCGCAAGTTAGTCGAAAAAGGCGTGCGGTTTGTGCAGGTCTACGCGAGCACGTGGGACTCCCACGACTACATTGAGAAAGCGCACGGGGCGCTGATCCCCAGTGTCGACCGTCCGATCGCCGCATTGATCGCGGACTTGCGTCAGCGCGGACTGTTGGACGAGACATTGATCGTTTGGATGGGGGAGTTTGGACGTACGCCGGACAACGGAATTCGTGGTGGCGGCAAAGCGTACGGGCGAGACCACAACCCCGATGCGATGAGCATTTGGCTGGCCGGCGGCGGATGCAAGGCTGGGCACACAATTGGTGCGACGGACGAAATAGGAGCCACCGCGGTGGAGAACCAGCGTCATGTCCGTGATTTTCACATCACGCTGTTGAAGCTATTGGGTTTGGATGACAACAAACTCACGTACTATCACGCGGGCCGATTCAAGCAACTGAGCCAGTTCGGCGGCAAACCGATCGATGAATTGATCGCGTGA
- a CDS encoding cold-shock protein, whose amino-acid sequence MPSPDSKNDPPERKPFRIQRKRLGSIRKIDPKGEFGFIDAEDFRDDVFFHRTVWQSNALQQWNTGPLSVELETQFVEFEIDDEVWATDKKLRAKVVRPTRRPEGRKMSGRDATFKIITHHPNARRKRPKWRGNS is encoded by the coding sequence GTGCCCTCACCCGATTCGAAAAATGATCCGCCGGAACGAAAGCCGTTCCGCATCCAACGCAAGCGACTGGGGTCAATCCGCAAGATCGATCCGAAGGGTGAGTTCGGTTTCATTGACGCAGAAGATTTTCGAGACGACGTTTTCTTTCACCGAACGGTCTGGCAATCCAATGCGCTTCAGCAGTGGAACACCGGGCCGTTGAGCGTCGAGTTGGAGACACAGTTTGTCGAGTTTGAGATCGACGACGAAGTCTGGGCGACCGACAAGAAGCTGCGAGCCAAGGTCGTCCGACCGACCAGGCGACCGGAGGGCCGAAAGATGAGCGGCCGCGACGCGACATTCAAAATCATCACGCACCATCCCAACGCCCGACGAAAACGCCCCAAGTGGCGTGGCAATTCTTAG